Proteins from one Longimicrobium sp. genomic window:
- a CDS encoding type II toxin-antitoxin system VapC family toxin, protein MYLLDTDVLIDVQRGYAPAAEWLYSLPESPAVPGFVVMELVQSARNTREVERALRFVSRMPVVWPDRESCARALTIFSTLHLSQSLGLLDSLIATTAIEIGAELCTFNVKHFRSVPGLVTVQPYVK, encoded by the coding sequence GTGTACCTGCTGGATACCGACGTTCTCATCGACGTTCAGCGTGGCTATGCGCCGGCTGCGGAATGGCTCTACTCGCTCCCGGAATCGCCCGCGGTTCCGGGCTTCGTGGTCATGGAGCTGGTACAGTCGGCGAGGAACACGCGTGAAGTAGAACGGGCGCTGCGATTCGTCTCGCGGATGCCGGTGGTCTGGCCGGATCGTGAAAGCTGCGCGAGAGCGCTCACGATCTTCTCCACCCTTCACCTGTCGCAAAGCCTCGGCTTGCTCGATTCGCTCATCGCGACGACGGCGATCGAGATCGGAGCCGAGCTGTGTACGTTCAACGTGAAGCACTTCCGTTCGGTGCCGGGCCTCGTGACCGTACAGCCGTACGTGAAGTGA